A region of Paenibacillus sp. JNUCC-31 DNA encodes the following proteins:
- a CDS encoding alpha/beta fold hydrolase: MQESTFGLIGNDGTRIHVYRWLPDPECNIKGVIQIAHGMSETAARYSEFAEYLTRHGYAVYANDHRGHGKTAENPDMLGNAGEDAFRWMASDMMNLGEVAAKENPDVSLFLMGHSMGSFLVQHLMYAGHERYHAFILSGTNGKRGLLHIGERLAFLQCGIQGAAHPSMLLNALVFGGFNRSFRPAKTPFDWLSRDPEEVKRFIDDPLCGAVCSAGFFHDFFKLLLEIHMPRNMKRIPKDKPVYLFSGEQDPVGLHGKGVLNLVSQYRELQLEDIEYRLYPGGRHEMLHETNRTEVAGHVVEWLERHMPDLNARHSMTNAESAESV, from the coding sequence ATGCAGGAATCTACCTTTGGCCTGATTGGCAATGATGGTACCCGTATTCATGTGTACCGCTGGCTTCCCGATCCGGAATGTAACATTAAGGGTGTGATCCAGATTGCACATGGCATGAGTGAGACCGCTGCCCGGTATTCCGAATTTGCCGAATATCTCACCAGGCACGGTTACGCGGTATACGCCAATGATCATCGTGGTCATGGCAAAACGGCAGAAAATCCGGATATGTTGGGCAATGCAGGCGAGGATGCCTTCCGCTGGATGGCGAGTGACATGATGAATCTGGGGGAGGTTGCCGCCAAAGAAAACCCGGATGTGTCTCTCTTTCTGATGGGACACAGTATGGGGTCGTTTTTGGTGCAGCATCTAATGTACGCCGGCCATGAGCGCTATCATGCATTTATTTTGTCCGGTACCAATGGCAAACGCGGTCTACTCCATATTGGTGAGAGACTTGCCTTCTTGCAGTGTGGCATTCAAGGGGCTGCGCATCCAAGTATGCTGCTCAATGCACTCGTATTCGGCGGATTCAACCGCTCCTTCCGTCCGGCAAAAACACCCTTTGATTGGCTATCTCGGGACCCCGAGGAGGTCAAACGGTTTATCGATGACCCTCTATGCGGAGCCGTCTGCTCCGCAGGGTTTTTCCATGACTTTTTCAAACTGCTGCTCGAAATTCACATGCCACGCAATATGAAACGTATTCCCAAGGATAAACCTGTATATCTTTTTTCAGGTGAACAGGACCCGGTTGGTCTTCACGGAAAAGGAGTCCTCAACCTGGTCTCCCAATATCGGGAGCTTCAGCTTGAAGATATTGAATACCGCCTCTATCCGGGCGGGCGCCACGAAATGCTGCATGAGACGAATCGGACAGAAGTTGCGGGGCACGTCGTGGAATGGCTGGAAAGGCATATGCCTGACCTTAATGCCCGTCATTCCATGACAAATGCCGAATCTGCCGAATCCGTATGA
- a CDS encoding type I phosphomannose isomerase catalytic subunit, giving the protein MSTPYPLQFQPEFKERVWGGRALEQFGLTPPEGHIGEGWMIADHPNGTTKVLNGALAGKGLDEVREQLGTAWLGTKGVSEKGGRFPLLIKLLDCNDDLSVQVHPTDDYEALPPGELGKTEMWYVLDAKPGAHIIYGLNEGVDRAVLKEALENGTVMDTLRQVPVEAGDTFFIPAGTVHALCAGVVVAEIQQNSDTTYRIYDYNRPGLDGKPRELHVEDSLNVTAYEGAGATTMKTNNATPGEWLKLAECPYFVVEKGIVTNRWELSTSAESFTILVVCEGSGTLEWDNAESESIELKAGQCYLLPANLGSYALDGNTTVLRSYLP; this is encoded by the coding sequence ATGTCTACGCCATATCCACTGCAATTTCAGCCAGAGTTTAAAGAACGTGTATGGGGAGGTCGCGCACTGGAGCAATTCGGTCTGACGCCCCCTGAAGGACATATTGGTGAAGGTTGGATGATTGCAGATCATCCCAATGGGACAACGAAGGTATTAAATGGAGCACTTGCTGGCAAAGGACTTGATGAAGTTCGTGAACAGCTCGGCACAGCATGGCTCGGAACCAAAGGTGTTTCGGAAAAAGGCGGACGTTTCCCGCTTCTGATTAAATTGCTCGACTGTAACGATGATCTGTCCGTACAGGTGCATCCAACGGATGATTACGAAGCTCTTCCTCCTGGCGAGCTCGGCAAAACGGAAATGTGGTACGTGCTGGATGCCAAACCAGGAGCGCACATCATCTACGGCTTGAACGAAGGCGTTGATCGCGCAGTACTGAAGGAAGCTTTGGAGAATGGTACCGTCATGGATACTCTTCGTCAAGTTCCTGTGGAAGCAGGCGATACGTTCTTTATTCCTGCTGGAACCGTACATGCTCTCTGTGCAGGTGTGGTCGTCGCTGAGATTCAGCAAAACTCGGATACAACGTACCGGATTTACGATTACAATCGTCCAGGTCTGGATGGCAAACCACGCGAGCTGCATGTTGAGGATTCTTTGAATGTAACCGCTTATGAGGGTGCAGGCGCCACAACAATGAAAACCAATAATGCGACACCAGGTGAATGGCTGAAGCTTGCCGAATGTCCTTATTTTGTTGTGGAAAAAGGGATCGTTACGAACCGCTGGGAGCTCTCCACCAGTGCAGAAAGCTTCACCATTCTTGTGGTCTGTGAAGGTAGCGGGACGCTGGAGTGGGACAATGCTGAATCAGAGAGTATTGAATTGAAAGCTGGACAATGCTACTTATTGCCTGCCAATCTGGGCTCCTATGCGCTGGATGGCAATACTACGGTTCTTCGCTCTTATTTGCCTTAA
- a CDS encoding class I SAM-dependent methyltransferase encodes MGFLSVLSCAHQWISSRLQPGDLAIDATVGTGADTLFLAQKVGKRGQVIGFDIQSEALTLAQARIRKQEEDSTKMGSISLLQLSHDRMAEAVPESWQNAVGAVMFNLGYLPSEGADASIITLTDSTLAALEAALGLLKPRGIITVVLYPGHKGGSQEAEAVLEWASALPVEQAQVVMYRQLQREASPFLIGIEKK; translated from the coding sequence ATGGGCTTTCTTTCGGTTCTAAGCTGTGCCCATCAATGGATTTCTTCGAGGTTGCAGCCCGGAGATCTGGCCATTGATGCAACGGTTGGTACAGGGGCGGATACCCTGTTTCTGGCACAAAAGGTGGGTAAACGAGGTCAAGTCATTGGTTTCGATATTCAGAGCGAGGCCTTGACATTGGCACAAGCCCGAATTCGCAAACAAGAAGAGGACAGCACCAAAATGGGCTCCATCTCCCTGCTTCAATTAAGCCACGATCGAATGGCTGAAGCCGTTCCGGAGTCATGGCAAAATGCTGTTGGGGCTGTAATGTTTAACCTCGGCTACCTGCCTTCGGAAGGTGCCGACGCCTCCATTATTACTCTTACCGATAGTACCCTTGCTGCACTCGAGGCTGCACTGGGCTTGCTTAAGCCGCGCGGCATTATTACCGTTGTCCTTTACCCGGGCCATAAAGGAGGGTCTCAGGAGGCGGAAGCGGTTTTGGAGTGGGCGTCTGCTCTGCCTGTAGAGCAAGCACAAGTAGTAATGTACCGCCAATTGCAGCGAGAAGCTTCCCCTTTTCTGATTGGTATTGAGAAAAAATAA
- a CDS encoding TIGR01212 family radical SAM protein (This family includes YhcC from E. coli K-12, an uncharacterized radical SAM protein.), with amino-acid sequence MNAPSLQPPLLWGDKRFHTWNYEMRDEFNNKVFKVMLDAGFTCPNRDGSIAKGGCTFCSARGSGDFAGSRRDDLVTQFNTIRDKQHLKWPSAHYIGYFQAYTNTYAPVEELREYFEEILKQPGVVGLSIATRPDCLPDDVVDYLAELNERTYLWVEMGLQTIHESTSTLINRAHDTQCYEEAVAKLRERNIRVCTHIIYGLPQETHEMMLDTGRAVAHMDVQGIKIHLLHLMRKTPMVKQYEAGLLRFLEQDEYIKLIVDTLEMLPPEMIVHRLTGDAPRDLLIGPMWSMKKWEVLNAIDRELRQRDSWQGKYWRGA; translated from the coding sequence ATGAATGCACCTTCACTACAACCTCCTCTTTTATGGGGAGATAAACGATTCCATACATGGAATTACGAAATGAGAGACGAATTTAACAATAAAGTCTTCAAAGTCATGCTGGATGCCGGATTTACCTGCCCTAACCGTGATGGGTCCATTGCCAAGGGTGGCTGCACGTTCTGCAGCGCTCGTGGATCCGGTGATTTCGCTGGTAGCAGACGTGATGATTTGGTAACCCAATTCAATACGATCCGGGATAAACAACATCTGAAGTGGCCTTCAGCCCATTACATCGGCTACTTTCAAGCCTATACCAACACGTACGCTCCCGTTGAAGAACTGCGTGAATACTTTGAAGAAATTTTGAAGCAGCCTGGGGTCGTCGGTTTGTCCATAGCCACTCGCCCTGACTGTTTACCGGATGACGTCGTTGATTACTTGGCCGAATTGAATGAACGCACGTACCTCTGGGTTGAGATGGGCCTGCAAACGATTCACGAGTCCACGTCAACTCTAATTAACCGTGCACACGATACCCAATGTTATGAGGAAGCCGTCGCTAAGCTGCGCGAACGGAATATCCGTGTGTGTACACACATCATTTACGGACTGCCGCAGGAAACTCATGAAATGATGCTGGATACCGGACGGGCCGTAGCCCACATGGATGTACAGGGAATCAAAATTCACCTGCTGCACCTGATGCGCAAAACGCCGATGGTGAAGCAGTACGAAGCCGGACTTCTTCGTTTCCTGGAACAAGACGAGTATATTAAGCTAATCGTTGATACGCTGGAAATGCTGCCGCCGGAAATGATTGTACATCGCCTTACAGGGGATGCCCCGCGTGATCTACTCATTGGTCCGATGTGGTCCATGAAAAAATGGGAAGTGCTGAATGCTATTGATCGAGAGCTGCGCCAGCGGGATTCATGGCAAGGTAAATACTGGAGGGGAGCATAA
- the trmB gene encoding tRNA (guanosine(46)-N7)-methyltransferase TrmB, translating to MRLRGRKGIRENLEQQVDLVVLDPKQYKGKWSEQFGNDHPIFVEFGMGKGQFISQMSYKYPEYNFIGIDMYDELVRRASEKARKAWSQAEVDTPPNLKLALANIEQIEDVFEEAELERIYLNFSDPWPKAKHARRRLTHPRFLKKYTELLNKKGQIHFKTDSETLFDFSLNAIADFGLQMTNLSLNLHRDGLNEEHVMTEYEQKFMGKGMNIHRVEVIVGEDALREYQQIRLDKYKVREAANESDEEQE from the coding sequence ATGCGTTTACGTGGCAGAAAAGGGATTCGTGAAAATTTGGAGCAACAAGTCGATCTCGTTGTTCTTGATCCCAAACAGTATAAAGGAAAATGGTCTGAACAATTTGGTAATGACCATCCGATCTTTGTGGAATTTGGTATGGGTAAAGGTCAATTTATCAGCCAAATGAGTTATAAATATCCGGAATATAATTTTATCGGCATCGATATGTATGATGAACTGGTGCGTCGTGCCAGCGAGAAGGCTCGGAAAGCATGGAGTCAGGCGGAAGTGGACACACCTCCCAACCTGAAGTTGGCCTTGGCCAATATTGAACAGATCGAGGACGTATTTGAAGAGGCGGAATTGGAACGAATTTATCTGAACTTCAGCGATCCTTGGCCTAAAGCCAAACATGCACGCCGTCGTTTGACGCATCCACGCTTCCTGAAGAAATATACGGAACTGCTTAACAAAAAAGGACAGATCCATTTCAAAACAGACTCGGAGACATTATTCGATTTCTCACTTAACGCCATTGCTGACTTTGGTCTGCAAATGACCAATCTGTCCCTGAATCTGCACCGCGATGGATTGAACGAAGAACATGTCATGACAGAGTATGAACAGAAATTCATGGGCAAAGGCATGAACATTCACCGGGTTGAGGTGATCGTTGGTGAAGATGCGCTGCGCGAGTACCAACAGATCCGTTTGGACAAGTATAAAGTCCGGGAAGCTGCGAACGAGTCTGACGAGGAACAAGAGTAA
- a CDS encoding AraC family transcriptional regulator, giving the protein MRKRSADSQKVFTRIWIGVIISTVATLLVAASILYVNYNRIALRQVYRTDMNSLTQTSREVSKMTETAKSLSYQIYQDYTISSLLLYSKPSIYEVTSAMRQLDNYRMSLPFIESIYVYNSKSNDFFISSNEVRNGQQSMTEIDDQGITSILERFHEYKPFVPIPRTYQVGSTEATEVSSYTYLCYDTINDNAKLNYAVIVNIKDDWLSPNMNSADQPGNAFIINEKGQLLSEFNNRSLMKDLSNEPFMQPILQNTGQSAYFSATVDGEKSLITYTSPDNLGWRYVRITPYDLITADIRNMRTHTVLFCLGLLLAGLLLSYLVSRKLYHPIDKVIGRMRVMEAERRGSLHLLRQDFLRGALQGRETVTGRMLEERMKFYGSSIDAHRISRLVLLRIDHFADFSETYRDETQLVKYAMMNICAETAGSYYHTEAVDMGGDLITFIFNDKIQEDASHGNVSIEELLRLMQTAVMTHLKCSISFTIGPAEESLENSIAAYTRSAEASLHRLFLGPGCLIYTSDIMAYQTKEYAFPVGKERQLIDCLMTGKTAEAKQVYADIVGETAVYPFTVFQLALSHLTMTLNHVRNTLKKNNQLTIDSISDNSMLPIHDAEDLNEVHAHFYRMFDELGSKVEEKRTLKHEELIRKINCIIERDYADTNLCLTSIADELAMSPIYVSRLYKQLTLKGLTDVINETRIAKAQHLLMETDRSVADIAEQTGFTNSSYFYRMFKKFNGVTPNDYRRKELHSEL; this is encoded by the coding sequence ATGCGTAAACGTTCAGCGGACAGTCAGAAGGTGTTTACACGGATTTGGATTGGGGTTATTATCAGCACCGTTGCTACATTGCTTGTGGCAGCCAGCATTTTGTATGTCAACTATAATCGTATTGCTCTCCGCCAGGTCTATCGCACAGATATGAACAGTCTTACCCAGACCAGTCGGGAAGTCTCCAAGATGACCGAAACCGCCAAATCATTGTCTTATCAGATTTATCAGGACTATACCATCTCATCCCTTCTGCTCTATTCCAAACCGAGTATCTATGAAGTTACTTCTGCGATGAGACAGCTTGATAACTACCGGATGTCCCTTCCATTTATCGAATCCATCTATGTATATAACTCCAAAAGTAATGATTTCTTCATCAGTTCCAATGAAGTGCGCAATGGACAGCAATCCATGACGGAAATTGACGATCAGGGGATAACAAGTATCCTTGAGCGATTTCATGAGTACAAACCTTTTGTGCCGATTCCTCGTACATATCAGGTTGGTTCCACAGAAGCGACCGAAGTCAGCAGCTACACGTATCTCTGTTACGATACAATCAACGACAACGCCAAACTGAACTATGCAGTCATCGTAAACATAAAGGACGATTGGCTCAGTCCTAATATGAATTCAGCCGATCAGCCAGGCAACGCATTTATTATCAATGAAAAAGGACAATTATTATCCGAGTTTAACAATCGTTCTCTAATGAAAGACCTTTCCAATGAACCGTTTATGCAACCGATCCTTCAAAATACAGGGCAGTCTGCTTATTTTTCTGCAACGGTGGATGGAGAAAAGTCATTGATTACCTATACCTCCCCTGACAACCTTGGATGGCGCTATGTGCGAATCACGCCTTATGACCTGATTACCGCAGATATTCGAAATATGCGAACACATACCGTTTTATTTTGCCTTGGACTACTACTTGCCGGACTACTCTTATCCTACCTGGTATCCCGAAAGTTGTATCATCCGATTGATAAAGTCATTGGCCGTATGCGTGTTATGGAGGCAGAGCGTCGCGGAAGCTTGCATTTATTGCGACAGGACTTCCTGCGCGGGGCTCTGCAAGGTCGGGAAACCGTAACTGGACGCATGCTGGAGGAGCGGATGAAATTCTATGGCTCGTCTATCGACGCGCATCGCATATCCAGATTGGTGCTGCTCCGCATTGATCATTTTGCCGATTTCAGCGAGACCTATCGGGATGAGACTCAGCTTGTGAAATATGCCATGATGAACATTTGTGCAGAAACGGCCGGCTCTTACTACCATACAGAAGCTGTAGATATGGGCGGAGATCTGATCACTTTTATCTTCAATGATAAGATCCAAGAGGATGCCAGTCACGGAAATGTCTCTATTGAGGAACTGCTGCGATTGATGCAGACTGCCGTGATGACGCATCTGAAATGCTCCATTTCCTTTACGATCGGTCCAGCCGAAGAATCACTGGAAAACAGTATTGCCGCTTATACACGCTCAGCAGAAGCTTCGCTTCATCGTTTGTTTCTGGGCCCTGGATGCCTGATCTATACCTCGGACATCATGGCGTATCAAACAAAAGAGTATGCTTTCCCTGTTGGAAAAGAGCGGCAGCTGATTGATTGCCTGATGACTGGCAAAACAGCCGAAGCCAAACAGGTTTACGCAGATATCGTCGGGGAAACGGCGGTATATCCGTTTACTGTATTCCAGCTGGCCTTATCCCATCTGACCATGACGTTGAATCATGTACGTAATACACTCAAAAAGAACAACCAGCTTACGATCGATTCCATCTCCGACAATTCAATGCTGCCAATACATGATGCCGAGGATCTCAATGAAGTTCACGCACACTTCTACCGGATGTTCGACGAGCTTGGATCCAAAGTAGAGGAAAAACGAACTCTCAAACACGAAGAGTTAATTCGCAAAATCAACTGTATTATTGAACGGGACTATGCAGACACCAACCTCTGCCTGACTTCAATTGCCGATGAACTAGCCATGTCACCCATTTACGTCAGCAGGCTCTACAAACAATTAACGTTAAAGGGACTCACGGATGTCATCAACGAGACGCGCATAGCCAAAGCCCAGCATTTGCTTATGGAGACGGATAGATCTGTTGCTGATATTGCGGAACAAACAGGATTCACTAACAGTTCTTATTTCTATCGCATGTTTAAGAAGTTCAATGGGGTTACTCCGAACGATTATCGCCGCAAAGAGCTGCATTCGGAGCTTTAG